The Staphylococcus haemolyticus region TTTAAAGACAATGGCTATAGTGGTGAAGTAGGTGTTGTACATGCTTTACCAACTAAGTATCCTTATGATCCAACGAATCCTGAAGATGTTAGAGCAGCTGAATTAGAAGATATTATTCATAATAAATTCATTTTAGATGCAACTTATCTTGGTAAATATTCTCGTGAAACTATGGAAGGCGTTCAACACATTTTATCAGTAAATGGTGGTAAATTAGATATACCAGAAGAGGATTATAAAGTATTGGAAGCGGCTAAAGATTTAAATGACTTCCTTGGTATCAATTACTATATGAGTGATTGGATGAGAGGTTACGATGGTGAATCTGAAATTACACATAATGCCACTGGTGATAAAGGTGGTTCTAAATATCAACTTAAAGGCGTAGGTCAACGTGAATTTGATGTTGATGTACCACGTACTGACTGGGATTGGATGATTTATCCAAAAGGATTGTATGATCAAATCATGCGTGTAGTTAAAGATTATCCTAATTACCATAAAATTTATATTACTGAGAACGGACTTGGATATAAAGACCAATTTGATGAGGAACGTAAAACTGTAGATGATGATGCACGAATAGATTATGTGAAAAAACATTTAGAAGTCATTTCTGATGCTATTCGTGATGGTGCGAATGTGAAAGGTTACTTCATTTGGTCACTCATGGATGTATTTTCTTGGTCAAATGGTTATGAAAAACGATACGGTCTATTTTATGTCGATTTTGAAACGCAAGAACGTTATCCTAAGAAGAGCGCATATTGGTACAAAGAACTAGCGGAAAGTAAGGAAATAAAATAATTGCTTTTAATATAACTTTGTAACAACCAGCAATGATAGATACAATTGTAAGGTAGGATTGGGAAATGCTAAAATTTAGCTTTTCT contains the following coding sequences:
- the lacG gene encoding 6-phospho-beta-galactosidase, whose translation is MMKKLPEDFIFGGATAAYQAEGSTQTDGKGRVAWDTYLEENYWYTAEPASDFYNKYPIDLELSEKFGVNGIRISIAWSRIFPKGYGEVNPKGVEYYHNLFKECHRRHVEPFVTLHHFDTPETLHSDGDFLNRKTIDYFVEYAKFCFEEFEEVNYWTTFNEIGPIGDGQYLVGKFPPGIKYDFAKVFQSHHNMMVAHAKAVKLFKDNGYSGEVGVVHALPTKYPYDPTNPEDVRAAELEDIIHNKFILDATYLGKYSRETMEGVQHILSVNGGKLDIPEEDYKVLEAAKDLNDFLGINYYMSDWMRGYDGESEITHNATGDKGGSKYQLKGVGQREFDVDVPRTDWDWMIYPKGLYDQIMRVVKDYPNYHKIYITENGLGYKDQFDEERKTVDDDARIDYVKKHLEVISDAIRDGANVKGYFIWSLMDVFSWSNGYEKRYGLFYVDFETQERYPKKSAYWYKELAESKEIK